TGTCCTGATGATATGGACCCTGTCCTGTCTGTTGTCCCCTGTCTTCGCTGTCTGAGCCCCTGGTCCTGTGAGTTTAACCCTCACAGCAGAATCATCTGATTCTCTGAAACCTGGACTATATTAGAAACACTGGACTCTGTATTACTCTGGTatgattgaaaatgtattttgactcTGTGTGACTAACATACTTGGACTGTTATTCTGGCCTCTCTCTGCGTTATGGGGTTGGACTTGACCTTGTAAAATACTTTGGTTTCTGACTCGTTCTGTGGGACTGCGTTTGTGAAACTACTGACAAAAGGACTTTTTCCCCCCCATCAGAGACAAAGCCCTGaaacctctgttttttttatgactaTCTCAGTCTCCCCCTGCTGTCATTGGCTGCCCATCAGTCAGACACCTGACCTTTTTGGGACTGGATCAGTTCTCACAGTAAAGAACTGTAacgagtgtgtgtgtcccaccTTCCTCCTCTGGAAAACCTTTCCGTGTTCGATGAACAGGGCTGAAGGAGCTCGTCTCAGAGAGTTTTTGGCTGAGGCCGTGCGTCGCAGCAGAGGGTTCAGGAAACTGGCCTGGAGGTTACAAGTATTCAACAGTACACGGTGTAAAAGTATGAGGTGACTGTGAGACCGTTAACAGCTCAAATCAAGTACTAATCATTCAGCTGTCCCACCTGAGCTCGCTCACTGCAGACGGCCAGAGACTGTCTAAAAGAGGAGCGTTTGTTTTGCTTCCCAGCAGACGCCAGGTTGATCTCTGAGCCTGCTCTCAGCTGCACAGTCTTCTTCCCGGTCAGCTCCAGCTTCTGGATGCCACGCTCCACTTCACCCACCTTCCtgtctgaaaaaaacaaagttttcctGAACGTCCgcacagaggaagaaaatcACATTATTCAGAGGTTTACTCTCACATCACATTGACAGCCACATGTGCAGATCCTTACAGGTGGAGCCTTTTTATTGGACCATTTGAGGAAGGTGCTGCTTTGTGCTGAAATCCACTTTTACAGATGTTAAGTGTTGTGAATTGTTCAAAAACTATATTTACCTCTGTTTGACAAGACAGAAAATCTCTGTCTTGTCAGAAAACACTGCCCTCTTGTGGACAAGTGTGTGCACTGTGCAAGTGGGAAGAAACGTGTACATGCACAACGCAGATGTAATCTTCCTACTCTGATGACTCACTGTGGCTGGCGAACACCGTGTTGCTGTAGGTCACAGAGTCTTTGGACGACACCGAGCTGCTGTGGAACTGGTCCTCAGAGCTGTGGAGCTGAAACCAAGCAGGACACAGACACAGGTCACATGTTTATCACCGGGGACCTTCTCTGCCCTCTCATGTATTTCAGGCTGCTAAGAGGCCACTGGCTCCATCTTAACCCTGATCTCCTGATTCAGCCTCAGACCAACTTCACCAGAGCTAGAAATTCCCACTGTGCATCACAGATGGCATCAACTGTCTAATTGGCTGCAACAGGTCAGGTGCTGTAACCCAACAAACATTCTCTGACAGCCCCCCTCCCCAGCTCGGGTCGTACCATGTGCTCCAGTACAGAGGTGTTGGAGTAGATGGTCTTGTCTCGGTCTGTTCCGCACACATGGAAGGGGTCGTCCATGTAGGTGTTGGACGTAGGGAACCTCTGAGTCTTCAGCCCGCTGAGGACAGAAATATCACCGTGAAGCTTTTGTGGAGGCTGAACTCTTCTTATACAGACCTTGTCCTTACCTGAGAGCTCCACCCGTGTGCTCCTCTGTGTTGTCGCCATGGGGACAGTGATTGGCAGCTCCCTCACGCAGCAGCTTCAACCATCGCTCCTTCTCCTCTGAGCTGCTGACCTGAAGGAGGAGATGGGAAGTGAGGATGTGACTGTTTGAGTCAAACCTAAGGAGCTATTGTTTACTCCCACCTCCACCCACCTCCAGCACAGCCACCTGGTCACCGAGCATGCTCAGTGTGATCCTGAAGGAGCGCTCGGTGTCAGGTCCGGCTCTGACCTCACACCCCCTGAGCTGGACGGTGTACTGAGGACATCGCTccttcctcccctcccctccctcctcctcctcttcctcctcctctgcgaACATGTTGAGGACGCCGGCCTCCACCCGACACCGTAAACTCTGCCACTGACAGTTCATCAGCACATTCAGGAAACCTGTGAATCACACCCCACAGgtaaaatctgatttatttagGTGGTGTTTGAGAACAAACTGTGGACCAAAGTACTTGACATACACAAAGACAGGGCtggtccagtggtgcagtggttagGAACAAGTGAGCTTGACAACACTGACACTTCTAATGGTAAGACATGACCTAAACCAACTGAGAGCATTGGCTTAAATCTCCTTTCACTGCTACACACGAGACAGAGGACAAGGCTTTGTTATATATGATACTGACCCAATAAAATGAGCCTGGTGTCCACTCTGTCCACAAGGACCGGGGCATGTGACTAATGTACACTGAGTCATTAGGCAGAAACTTTTTTACAGTAGCTTAGCAGTGAGGCAGGAAGCAGGAACAAAGAGTTGTGAGAAGACATTAAAGCAAAGAGCCAGAGACACACCTGTCTCTGGCTTTTTGCTGGCTCTAAATCCTTTGAGGATCATCAAGCAGAAAGTCAACTCTCACTTTGTCACCTTCTCTTTCCGTTCAGCTgcatcatcacacacagagacacgtaGCAGGAGGACAAACCTGATGTGTGGACAGACTCTGTACCTTTGTCCTTGTTGCTGCAGCCACCTGGAGGTTTCTCATCTTCAGAGTCAGTCTGGACTGTACTGGACTGAAGACAGAGAAAACTGATCAGACTTTCTGTGAAATAACTGTTGGaggtgccatcttgtgaggatcCTGCTGTTTAGCTGTTAAGGTCTGTCTTCTGTCATCGTTTCTGTGTCTCCACAGTAGGTCAGAAGTCCTATCCTACCTCAGCAGACTTTAAACTGAGCCACTGAAAAACTCCAAGTAAGGtccctttttcttcctcttcatctcttccaaTCTCCATTAAACTTAAAAGATTTAAACCAGTTTTTAGCCAAAGGATGTGCAGATAACCCACATCACATAACTCACAAGATGGTGTTTAAGTTTGAAAGCAGCAGTGTTTCCAGCTCAGCTCCTCTAACAGGCTGTGTGAGTGCTGGGACCTGGTTTGAGGGTCTGGTTAGAATCTGGTTTGGATTATAGAGTTAGAAAAGCATTAGATCAGTGAGTTTCCCATAGAAGTCCTCACCCTGCAGGACAGCAGCTGGTCTGAGACGATCATGTCACCTCCAACACTCAGCTCCTCTATCACCTGCACACAGATCACACACTTTACAAAGGCCCAGTCAATTTTCACTGATGTATTAACACTGTCTTAATACTGCAGAACGTTTGCTCAATCAAACACCATCAAAACATTACATTGGAAAATTCTGCCCTAAAAAGTTAAAGTACTCAGCTACTGACAGCATAATGAAGCCAAAGGATCAACATGTTTAGATAAATTaaagatggtttaaaaaaatcctcttcGTGTCTAACTTTATACACAGTCTGTTATTTAAAGGAAATAGTCACAGAAGTGAAATATAAGATTTTCAGACCAataatttaaactattttaacatttattctatataaaaaggaaaagaatcacatttaaaagctgaaaccagaataaatgtaataattcattATGATGGTATGTTCATAATTTGATTGTGGGCTACTGAAATAGTTTTAAAGCATCAACagttctgatttttttaaatcagaactgTTGATCCTGTTGACCAGACATGGTGATTAAATTTTTAATGCTCTCCATCCTGTGTGACAGCAGAGCCATTTGTTCAGCATCTGTTCTGTGGGTTGATATAACTgtatcatcacacacacacacacgtaaatcATGTTTCTGAATATGAAATCAAAGTAAGTGTAACTAACAGATAAATGTTTCGCCCTCTTAAATGAGAATCACATGTatagaatataataaaatgtaggaAAAAGGTGTTTTCAGTATTATTTGTGGTAAGTAGTGTATTTCCAATACTAATACAACGTGTGTCTGACCTTCCTCCACTCGTCAGCCTGCTGGAAGCTGCTGTATCCCAGCACCAGTGTCTCAGAGCCCAGCAGCACCAGTTTGAGCTGGTGCTGGATCTTCCTGTTGCTCTTGGACTTGTATCTGAGCTGACAGCCGTGCAGGTTCATCTCCAACTGAGGCAGCAGGTCCTGAGCACATTtataacactgacacacaaacacaaaaatggttAAGCTACAGATAGTAGAAGTGATCGGTCACTTTTGTCCATCTGAAGATTCAGGACAGATTTTGTCTCTGAATGTGTCACCTGGATGCAATGAGCCCCCCCAACCCCCCTAACCCCCACCGCTCCATTCATCTCCTGAACTGTTTGGTGTCCGCTCTTACCAGCAGCACGTTGTTCCTGATGATGAACAGCTGCTTGCTCCACTGTCCGAgccacttcctcctccacagGTAGCCACAGAGCCGGGACTCGGGGACGGGTCTCAGGCACGGCTGGGAGGAACTCCACTGGATGTAGTGAGCTCTGTCCTTCACCAGCTCCTCgccctcatcatcttcctcaccgTACGACTCATAGTGGCTGCTGTCTGAGTCGGCCTTCTCTGGAAAAGAAGATAATTTGATGATTTtccttactgtgtgtgtgtgtgtgtgtgtgtgtgtgtgtgtgtaattaccGGTGTTGGACATGGTCGTGTCAGCGGGTACGTAAGGTTCTGCCTCCTCATAAgtatcttcatcatcatctcctCCTAGACCCCCTGGAGGGTGGGGTGGTACAGCAGGGTTCTGTGAAGGAGGTGGATTCGTTCACTTAAACACTGTCCACAGATCAGCTGCTTGTGTGTCACATGGTGTTTGAAGTTTGAGCATCACATTCAACAGTGTGGAATTGGACTCAGTTTTTAACATAAGACCTTTATGTGCTGGTGGAAAGTAACAGAGCACAAGTACTTTGTATTAGTATTGTTCGAGTATcagtactttacttaagtagatttactTTTGGCTGCTTTGACATCTCTACTTTTTACATCACTACATTTGTAATCAAAGTTGTGTTACATTTCATAATTTacgactttttttttattggcagtactcaaagtgagcaGGTATGCAGTACTTTTACTCTACTTGGCATGTTAATGCTCATTTTTGGCCTTTCTACAGAGATCTTCTGAATTCATGCCCAAAACATAAGATTTGTCAATTATGTTTACtgtaatactttaagtaaaatataaaagatgTACTTtcacttaagtagaaatgtcagtgggtacttttactaaagtacatttttgtatttgtactttaacttgagtacttcatccatcACTGGGTTCATGTGTCTGAACTCCTGCTGGGCTCAgaagttaaaatctgtgaaggAGAAATGTGATACACACACCAACTTCAGAAGAGATGATTTTAGAACGAGGTCTCTGAGGCCAGTGTGAACAGGAAGGACGGattccagctgtgtgtgtgtgtgtgtgtgtgtgtgtgtgtgtgtgtgttatctagTGTGGAGCAAAAGTTTTTTCCTAACTCAGGACCTTTAGCTTAAATGAGGACATTTTGCTGGTGCTAACAGGGTTGAAGGCCTGTTAAAACTTGGTTTGAGAGTAAGAATTGAGTTCAGCTCAGGGTTAGAGTGAAGGGACCTCAATTATGCCTTTGATAACAACgaaaacacaaagctgtgtgtgtgtgtacacttatTCCTCAGTCACAATCTGTGGACTCAACGTCCCTTTGGGGACAAAAACTAGTCCCCCTCCAACATAACTGATGACTTGTTGGTGTGACGATGATGTTTAAGGTCAGGATGACGTCAGGTCAGGGTCAGCTTCAGAATGTGTAAAGTCCTCTGAAGAGAAAACACCAatccctctgtgtgtttttttttctgtcatccaTCACGTAGACCTGATGCTAATCAGCTGCCATTAGTGACCACTTCCTGCCTGTGCACAGCTCTCAGCCAATAGGATGGCAGATAGTATGGAGATGGCCTCCTATGTAAACAGTGAACATCCTGTCCCTccctcacgcacacacacttgctaACCCTGCCGTCTCCTCCCTAACCTCAGGAGGACCCAGTCTGTCATTACTGACCCACATCACAGACCTGCTCTCTCCCTGCTTCTACTTCTGGAtccagaaaacctttttttcttccccaaaCCACTTCTCTTTGACctcaagaagaaaaaacacgAAGTGAAGAAGAAGGTTCAGAAACACAGCAGCGGCTGAATCATGTGTTATTGCTGCAGAGTTTCccagccgtgtgtgtgtgtgtgtgtgtgtgtgtgtgtgtgtgtgtgagagactcACCACATTCCTCAGCCACACAGATGAGTCCTGCCTTGAGACCAGCTCAGGGGTCCTAACACTTTCTGCACAAATAAACAGACACTTGATGCCAAAGTGTTCTTCACAAAGTGAAAGTTTCTGCAGGTTCACTGAGTCCTTTTCACCACCACAGGATGAAATCTAagatgtggttgttttttttctcagaaaccTCTTTTATTCTCAAAATAATCCGCTGTGGAGACGAGGGTTAAAGGCAGAAGACAACATGGTGCTGATGAGAACAAGTGCTAATTTTCATCAGCTGGAACAGGCTTGTCAGCTCGTCTCGGTGACCAAGCACAAACTGGATTGACTGGTGTCCAATGTCTCGTCGCAGTAAATGCAACATGACCGATTCCTTGGACCCTACAGCTTGTGCACATCGAGCCACCAACACGTCCTAGTCATTGGTTCTGCTATACTCTGAGctccagtttgttttctgacCAGAAGAAACCTTCAAACATACaaagtttttcttcttcttcggTTATTTCTCAGTTTAACAGGAcaatggtttattttattttaaaggtagAAGTAGCTAATATATATTTACAAGTCTTAAGGATATAACTGATTTAATAAATGCAGCTTAAAGTGCCGCAGTCACATGTCACGTTAAAGAAAAGCGTCAGAAGCCTTTAGACATTCTGCTCACAGCACTGGAAAAATGTTGTAGGACTCTGAACTGGGTCCATACCTGTCCCAGGTGTGTCTATGAGCTCGTTGCTAGGAGACACTGATGGACAGCTCATGATCATGTACTCAGCATCTTCCACTGAAAAGACAACACAGTTAACACACTGCAGCATAGATGGGTTATGGTATCTCCTACCTGGAGAAaactgtcaggtgtgttgtgtgataaaagagaatcagcgagtatgaaaggaaagatgttcaagacggtggtgagaccagagatgttgttcggcttagagacagtggcactgaagaaaagacaggaggcagagctggaggtagcagagcttaagatgttgaggttctctttgggagggacgaggatggacaggatcaggaatgaggacatcagagggacagctcatgttagatgtgtgtgagataaagtcagagaagcaTAAAGTcaaggaagaccaaagaggagatttatggatgtagtgagagaggacatgaagttagtttaTGTGagagcagaggatgcagaggacagagttagatggaggcagatgattcccCTAAAGAAAAATgccagaggaaaagaagaaggtccatagtagtggtagtagtaaGAGGAGTTTAGGCacattttgtttccaaatgCAGGAAAACGTAAATGAAATCTGCACGATCACAAAAGTCTTAAAAGTTAGACATGGAGACAGAGACGGGGACAAGATGCTTCACGGGTATTTCATGTATTACATTTAGCAGAATTCTTACCTGGGGCGTCGTGTGTCTGCAGCTTGGACAGCAGCTCAGAGATGGATTTCTTTTGAGCCTGTGCGATGTAACTCAGGTTCTCTGAGTCCAGAACAGACAGGAAGGACTGCAGATCCCAGATCAGCTTGGCCAGCCCTGAGGACAGACGGACAGGGATGATTCACAGGGTTGTCTGCGGTAAAATTCAAGAAGTCCTCAGTGTGAAGGTCAAATCGTGTCAGTTCAATGTTAGACACATGATTAGTGTGTAAGTATTATCAGGAAAAGGATcccaagtaaaagtacacacaaacacctcatGTGTCTGAAGTAAACTGTGACACTATGTATAACCAACAGTGGGGACTGTTACTCAACAACTGTACTCAAGTGCAACTTTACTCCTAGTACTTGGATTTTTCTATTATGTTAcgtttatttttactgcactaACAGAGTTTTTAGCTACTTTGCAGATGCAAAATGTCTCTGTACTTCATTGATATTCAGTGTTGGACAGTACGTCCAGGTCTACAAATGCTAAACAACTAAAAGTGGATTTTACTGTCTGTAACTTTGTCATTGTGAACCGAGTTCTGAGTAATTTGAGTAATATTAATCCAACATCCAACTTAGTAATAATAGAATGTTGTAGTGTTTATTTTACTCATGTAAATTActtgtttactgtaaatacacaaaactaAGTCATTTGAAGACGTGCGTCCAAACAAAAGACAGATTTGTCAGGACAAAACCGCAACAGATTAATtcatgatgaaaacattttacagtgaaaacacagtttgtattgtactgtgtgtgtgtgtgtgtgtgtgtgtgtgtgtgtgtgacattatCAGTATTAGTACTTGTGCATTAATGCTGAAGTTTTGCTTTGAGCAAAATCGGCTGCATTCTCAGTGATGCTGAGGATCCAGTCATAGcttgttttgtgaaatgtaaaataattgtgTTCAGAGCGACGTCAGCTCCCACTTTAGCTCAAACGCTCTCAGCAAATTATCCCAGTAAAAAATCACAAGCTGTAAATTGTAGCTTATTTAACAAGTGATGATTGTTCAGACTCTATCACAGTGTAATGTTTCCTGGGGGGGAGCAGACTGTTTGTGAATGTAACAGTGAGTCCTCCTGTATCTGTGGACAGTGGATCAGAGCCATGACTCATGTTTCATTACTTCAGCCTGATTCTGTCTCTGTGAGACAAACTGTCTTTTCCTGAGTGTTTTAAGTGTTTAACTGATTTTAGTGTGTTGCGGTTACTTATTTACTGCAGTACATGAAGTATCCAGGTCCTTTACTATGGTCAGAGACTAATTACAAGTACAAGTCTAATCAGAACAAACAGGTATAAGTACCACAGCATACAAGTAAAATGttaactaaacaaataaaagtagaaaagtaTTAGTGCTCACATTTTACATGAGTGAAATTattactttaatgttgcagctgtgtcagtggagctgattttatgACCTTATATACGGTTTTAAATTGAATAATGATAATGTGAATTACTTTACATACTGCTGGGACTGATGATTAAAcagaatttagttttatttatctgATTCTAAAAAATTACCTAGTTGTCAAATAAAGGAGCAAAAGCAGAAAGTTTTCCTCTGAGACGACAAACCATCAGAACTGTACTTAGTATGTTTTCAGTTACTCTTTATTTGCTGAACTCTGTCACTTTCTGACATCAGTTTGACTTGAAGACTTGTGTAACGGTAGTGTCTCATCAGACGACCACACAGTTGATCCTTTACAAGCAGCATGAAGTGAACGGCTGTTTCTGTGGAGGTGACAGGTCGATCAAACATGAGAAGTGATATGAAGTTggtgtgttttgctgcaatgaATGAAGCTGTTGTGTCTCTGTGAATGAAGAAAGGCAGCGTTCATCACTCAGCTTAGACACAGACGGAGCTCATCAGCTTCCTTTCTGCGTCTGATGATGATGAACGCGAAGGCAGCACAGAGGAGTTTCCTGCTCCGAACCCTTTTTACCTTCAGGTAACGAGTGAACAAAGTGAACGAGTGGACACTGAGCCGACAGCACCTGCTCAGGTGACATCACACACGCTCTCAGGTGTTCTGGCCTTCAGTAGTTAACACGTGACAAGATAAACGCTGATAAGATGCTGGATGCTGCTAACGTTTAACTCAGAATAAAGATGGTTCTGCTGTTACATCACCTGAAAACCTTGTGCAAACGATGAGGACACCAGTTGTTTGTTCATTCTTTCGTTTTCCTTATCAGCTGTTTCTTATCAGAACCTCCTCACTGAGCGCTGCCATGAGCTGAAGAACATTTAGGATTTCCTCAGTTATCAGTGCTTCTAAAGAACAACTATGACACCATCAGTTCCAGTATCACTAGTACTGTCTGTAGAAGCCTCGAACGTCCATGACTCCAAAAGGCAAATGAAACAACGTAAATACTGTTAGAACCTCTGTACAATAGAACACtgtgatcagccacaacaggGTGGTCTTGGTGAGCTGGTGGTCCACATAATGTGATGGAGGACCAGGCTCAACATGTCCACTGTGATCAGTCCACAGCTACACATAaacatgtgatacactgtgtacacaggtggtacaagtacacaaacttagACATTTTACTCACtcaatgtatttaaacattacCGATTGTGGTAATTATGGTcgtgtaaagtaaataaaggtcaaaggtccCTGTTAGTGACGAACTTTTTATTAGTTCatcatatttttatgttaaaaccacccggtggtattaatgttgtggctgattgttgTCTGTAAGCACTACAACCACCTAAAGAACCTGTGTGTGCTAATATACCACTCATTCCTAAAAGACTACTACAGACCCTTTGAGGACCTGTACAAGTCCTCAGAACTGCTTGAAGGACCCCAGGACCCTCCTCAACCTTAGAGATGAGGGCAACCACTTCAAGGACCTGAACTTCCTAAAATCCTGAACCTTCCACTGAACACCTGataattatttacacatttaatgtCGAGTTTGATATGAACTTCTAACCAAATGTCAGCTGTGTTCTGCAAGTAAACCAGTCTACGTTTGACTGAGCTGGTCTCAAAACATCCTGAATTATCATCAGAGGGAGGGAAAATGTGAAACACGtgaggaaaaactcctccaaacAGGCAGTGACTGTGTGAGAGTCCATTCACACTGGACTCTGTGTGGGAGATGAAGGTTAAATGTTGCTGATTAACTCCTCTGTGCTGATTTGAAGGGTCCTACGGTTTCTGCTTATCAGCCTGCTGCCGTTTTAAACAAGGAGACGAACATAcctcacacacccacaacacATGAGCCACAACATGCCAACTGTGTACCACTGAGGAAACCCTGCTGCTGGAGCGTGTGTTGGTGAACGCAGCTTATCTGAGCATCAACGTTACTTCCTGTCTCCGCCTTTGatgctgcagaaaacacacatgcacacaaatggttcagtgtctgtgtgaattGCAGACAGATGAAGGTCATTGTGGGGAGAAATACAGAACTACAGCAACACAACTGTAATTATCAAAGCAGCAATAAACACTGACTGCAAACTCCTTGTTCTTGTTTGCAGACTGGTTTTAGCACCACAGCTCTACTTTGAactgatgttttatgttttttacgtgtttttgctgctttttattttgacacagaACCAATGCTACTGCTAAGGACAATACTCAAGCTGATTAACATTGAAGTTATTGATGAGAACAAACCAGCACtattttttacacatatttaaagATTACTACCTAAACCAAGGGTTAACTCAAACACCTAAACTGTggttaataaataattactatAAAGACAATGATCATCATAAGcaatagaaagaaaacaatgcaaattaaAAGTGACAACTGCCTTTTGGtgaaaatatttcatgttttcttttgagaTTTAATTTCTTGTAGACCCTGAGTCTTTAGTCAGTTCTCTTCACACCTGAAGCTCGTTGAGAAGAGTTCAGTGAGAGAACATTTGTCCTTCAGGCCATTTGCCAAA
This window of the Channa argus isolate prfri chromosome 11, Channa argus male v1.0, whole genome shotgun sequence genome carries:
- the si:dkey-220o5.5 gene encoding actin filament-associated protein 1-like 2 isoform X3, which produces MVCGLQQRNESEHQQLLRQQTDMDKQKGLAKLIWDLQSFLSVLDSENLSYIAQAQKKSISELLSKLQTHDAPVEDAEYMIMSCPSVSPSNELIDTPGTESVRTPELVSRQDSSVWLRNVNPAVPPHPPGGLGGDDDEDTYEEAEPYVPADTTMSNTEKADSDSSHYESYGEEDDEGEELVKDRAHYIQWSSSQPCLRPVPESRLCGYLWRRKWLGQWSKQLFIIRNNVLLCYKCAQDLLPQLEMNLHGCQLRYKSKSNRKIQHQLKLVLLGSETLVLGYSSFQQADEWRKVIEELSVGGDMIVSDQLLSCRSSTVQTDSEDEKPPGGCSNKDKGTESVHTSGFLNVLMNCQWQSLRCRVEAGVLNMFAEEEEEEEEGGEGRKERCPQYTVQLRGCEVRAGPDTERSFRITLSMLGDQVAVLEVSSSEEKERWLKLLREGAANHCPHGDNTEEHTGGALSGLKTQRFPTSNTYMDDPFHVCGTDRDKTIYSNTSVLEHMLHSSEDQFHSSSVSSKDSVTYSNTVFASHNRKVGEVERGIQKLELTGKKTVQLRAGSEINLASAGKQNKRSSFRQSLAVCSERAQASFLNPLLRRTASAKNSLRRAPSALFIEHGKVFQRRKEWETKAAA
- the si:dkey-220o5.5 gene encoding actin filament-associated protein 1-like 2 isoform X5, which encodes MVCGLQQRNESEHQQLLRQQTDMDKQKGLAKLIWDLQSFLSVLDSENLSYIAQAQKKSISELLSKLQTHDAPVEDAEYMIMSCPSVSPSNELIDTPGTESVRTPELVSRQDSSVWLRNVNPAVPPHPPGGLGGDDDEDTYEEAEPYVPADTTMSNTEKADSDSSHYESYGEEDDEGEELVKDRAHYIQWSSSQPCLRPVPESRLCGYLWRRKWLGQWSKQLFIIRNNVLLCYKCAQDLLPQLEMNLHGCQLRYKSKSNRKIQHQLKLVLLGSETLVLGYSSFQQADEWRKVIEELSVGGDMIVSDQLLSCRSSTVQTDSEDEKPPGGCSNKDKGFLNVLMNCQWQSLRCRVEAGVLNMFAEEEEEEEEGGEGRKERCPQYTVQLRGCEVRAGPDTERSFRITLSMLGDQVAVLEVSSSEEKERWLKLLREGAANHCPHGDNTEEHTGGALSGLKTQRFPTSNTYMDDPFHVCGTDRDKTIYSNTSVLEHMLHSSEDQFHSSSVSSKDSVTYSNTVFASHNRKVGEVERGIQKLELTGKKTVQLRAGSEINLASAGKQNKRSSFRQSLAVCSERAQASFLNPLLRRTASAKNSLRRAPSALFIEHGKVFQRRKEWETKAAA
- the si:dkey-220o5.5 gene encoding actin filament-associated protein 1-like 2 isoform X2, which produces MVCGLQQRNESEHQQLLRQQTDMDKQKASKAETGSNVDAQISCVHQHTLQQQGFLSGTQLACCGSCVVGLAKLIWDLQSFLSVLDSENLSYIAQAQKKSISELLSKLQTHDAPVEDAEYMIMSCPSVSPSNELIDTPGTESVRTPELVSRQDSSVWLRNVNPAVPPHPPGGLGGDDDEDTYEEAEPYVPADTTMSNTEKADSDSSHYESYGEEDDEGEELVKDRAHYIQWSSSQPCLRPVPESRLCGYLWRRKWLGQWSKQLFIIRNNVLLCYKCAQDLLPQLEMNLHGCQLRYKSKSNRKIQHQLKLVLLGSETLVLGYSSFQQADEWRKVIEELSVGGDMIVSDQLLSCRSSTVQTDSEDEKPPGGCSNKDKGFLNVLMNCQWQSLRCRVEAGVLNMFAEEEEEEEEGGEGRKERCPQYTVQLRGCEVRAGPDTERSFRITLSMLGDQVAVLEVSSSEEKERWLKLLREGAANHCPHGDNTEEHTGGALSGLKTQRFPTSNTYMDDPFHVCGTDRDKTIYSNTSVLEHMLHSSEDQFHSSSVSSKDSVTYSNTVFASHNRKVGEVERGIQKLELTGKKTVQLRAGSEINLASAGKQNKRSSFRQSLAVCSERAQASFLNPLLRRTASAKNSLRRAPSALFIEHGKVFQRRKEWETKAAA
- the si:dkey-220o5.5 gene encoding actin filament-associated protein 1-like 2 isoform X1; amino-acid sequence: MVCGLQQRNESEHQQLLRQQTDMDKQKASKAETGSNVDAQISCVHQHTLQQQGFLSGTQLACCGSCVVGLAKLIWDLQSFLSVLDSENLSYIAQAQKKSISELLSKLQTHDAPVEDAEYMIMSCPSVSPSNELIDTPGTESVRTPELVSRQDSSVWLRNVNPAVPPHPPGGLGGDDDEDTYEEAEPYVPADTTMSNTEKADSDSSHYESYGEEDDEGEELVKDRAHYIQWSSSQPCLRPVPESRLCGYLWRRKWLGQWSKQLFIIRNNVLLCYKCAQDLLPQLEMNLHGCQLRYKSKSNRKIQHQLKLVLLGSETLVLGYSSFQQADEWRKVIEELSVGGDMIVSDQLLSCRSSTVQTDSEDEKPPGGCSNKDKGTESVHTSGFLNVLMNCQWQSLRCRVEAGVLNMFAEEEEEEEEGGEGRKERCPQYTVQLRGCEVRAGPDTERSFRITLSMLGDQVAVLEVSSSEEKERWLKLLREGAANHCPHGDNTEEHTGGALSGLKTQRFPTSNTYMDDPFHVCGTDRDKTIYSNTSVLEHMLHSSEDQFHSSSVSSKDSVTYSNTVFASHNRKVGEVERGIQKLELTGKKTVQLRAGSEINLASAGKQNKRSSFRQSLAVCSERAQASFLNPLLRRTASAKNSLRRAPSALFIEHGKVFQRRKEWETKAAA
- the si:dkey-220o5.5 gene encoding actin filament-associated protein 1-like 2 isoform X4 translates to MIMSCPSVSPSNELIDTPGTESVRTPELVSRQDSSVWLRNVNPAVPPHPPGGLGGDDDEDTYEEAEPYVPADTTMSNTEKADSDSSHYESYGEEDDEGEELVKDRAHYIQWSSSQPCLRPVPESRLCGYLWRRKWLGQWSKQLFIIRNNVLLCYKCAQDLLPQLEMNLHGCQLRYKSKSNRKIQHQLKLVLLGSETLVLGYSSFQQADEWRKVIEELSVGGDMIVSDQLLSCRSSTVQTDSEDEKPPGGCSNKDKGTESVHTSGFLNVLMNCQWQSLRCRVEAGVLNMFAEEEEEEEEGGEGRKERCPQYTVQLRGCEVRAGPDTERSFRITLSMLGDQVAVLEVSSSEEKERWLKLLREGAANHCPHGDNTEEHTGGALSGLKTQRFPTSNTYMDDPFHVCGTDRDKTIYSNTSVLEHMLHSSEDQFHSSSVSSKDSVTYSNTVFASHNRKVGEVERGIQKLELTGKKTVQLRAGSEINLASAGKQNKRSSFRQSLAVCSERAQASFLNPLLRRTASAKNSLRRAPSALFIEHGKVFQRRKEWETKAAA